In Zingiber officinale cultivar Zhangliang chromosome 3A, Zo_v1.1, whole genome shotgun sequence, the DNA window GCGCTTGAAGGAGCAACGGCAGAACCAGCACAAGGCGCAAGGCGACTCCGCAAAGAACGAGCAAGCCAGACGGAAGAAGAAGATGTCTCGCGCCCAGGACGGCCTGCTCAGACACATGCTCAGAATGATGGAAACATGCCGCGCCCGAGGATTCGTATACGGTATAATTACAGAGAAGGGGAAGCCTGTGAGCGGCGCATCCGACAATTTGAGAGGCTGGTGGAAGGAAAAAGTCAGGTTCCACCGCCACGGACCTGCAGCTATCGCAAAGCATCAGGCTGACAATGCAATTCCGGGTTCAGATGGCGGCGGCGCGAAGCCCGGTGCTGCGGCAGGGTCTCATGTCTTGCAGGAGCTGCAAGACACGACTTTGGGTTCGCTCCTGTCGGCCCTCATGCCGCATTGCGATCCGCCTCAGAGAAGGTTTCCCCTGGAGAAGGGAATCGCGCCGCCTTGGTGGCGGGGAAGAGGACTGGTGGCCTCAGATGGGGACACTCGCTGACCGAGGCCCGCCGCCGTACAGGAAGCCCCACGATCTGAAAAAAGCTTGGAAGGTCAGCGTCCTGACTGCTGTCGTCAAGCATATGCTGCCTGATATCCACAAGATCCGTAGGATGGTGAGGCAGTCCAGGCGCCTTCAGGATAAGATGACGGCCAAGGAGAGCGCGGCATGGCTGGCTGCCGTGAAGCAGGAGGAAGATGTGTACGCGAAGAACAAGCTCCAGTTCCCTTCGTCGTGTAGCTCCCAGACGAATCCAACTGCCATCGACATTTCTAGTCTGGGAATTTCTTCCGACGGACAGAGATCGATCAGCGACTTGATGGGGTTCTATGA includes these proteins:
- the LOC122050844 gene encoding protein ETHYLENE-INSENSITIVE 3-like 1a — translated: MEESVAFPINCCTQTIPLVDKKNLIHGSSSCSPSMGERHLGELPGDKDKDDDGDEHAAIEELERRIWRDEMLLKRLKEQRQNQHKAQGDSAKNEQARRKKKMSRAQDGLLRHMLRMMETCRARGFVYGIITEKGKPMAAARSPVLRQGLMSCRSCKTRLWVRSCRPSCRIAIRLREGFPWRRESRRLGGGEEDWWPQMGTLADRGPPPYRKPHDLKKAWKVSVLTAVVKHMLPDIHKIRRMVRQSRRLQDKMTAKESAAWLAAVKQEEDVYAKNKLQFPSSCSSQTNPTAIDISSLGISSDGQRSISDLMGFYENEINDDEPMNSSPQDQRFQPGIQTDGRVSRLMPVFEQRYKNKIGESFSSGISDISFHKTGASNWFQ